One Halostella salina genomic region harbors:
- a CDS encoding aminoglycoside N(3)-acetyltransferase — MTDETVVERTGEPVTPDRIKSDLRDLGISDGDTLIVHASLSSLGWVPGGAPAVVDALLAAVGDDGTLVTPTHSFQCSDPSNWSNPPVPESWHGTIREQAPAYRPAVTPTRGVGAVPECFRNYPDTVRSRHPTLSFAANGPDAAAITDGHSFDYPLGEGSPLARVYDRDGRVLLLGVGHDVNTSLHLAEYRADFEKVETTGGGPVLADGERRWVEYDDIETDTDDFPAVGTAFETEGGATTGPVGEGTATLCSQRALVDFAVEWFGENR, encoded by the coding sequence ATGACCGACGAAACGGTCGTCGAACGGACGGGCGAACCCGTGACGCCCGACCGCATCAAGTCGGATCTGCGCGACCTCGGCATCTCGGACGGCGACACCCTGATCGTCCACGCGTCGCTGTCCTCCCTCGGCTGGGTCCCCGGCGGTGCGCCCGCGGTCGTCGATGCCCTGCTCGCCGCCGTCGGCGACGACGGAACGCTCGTGACACCGACGCATAGCTTTCAGTGCTCGGACCCGTCGAACTGGTCGAACCCGCCGGTGCCCGAGTCCTGGCACGGGACGATCCGCGAGCAAGCGCCGGCCTACCGCCCCGCCGTCACCCCGACGCGGGGAGTGGGGGCGGTCCCCGAATGCTTCCGGAACTACCCCGACACCGTCCGGAGCCGGCACCCGACCCTCTCCTTCGCCGCAAACGGGCCGGACGCGGCGGCGATCACCGACGGACACTCGTTCGACTACCCGCTCGGCGAGGGGTCGCCGCTGGCCCGCGTCTACGACCGCGACGGGAGGGTGCTCCTGCTCGGCGTCGGCCACGACGTCAACACGTCGCTCCACCTCGCGGAGTACCGCGCGGACTTCGAGAAGGTCGAGACTACGGGCGGTGGCCCGGTACTTGCGGACGGCGAGCGCCGCTGGGTCGAGTACGACGACATCGAGACGGACACCGACGACTTCCCGGCGGTCGGCACGGCGTTCGAAACCGAGGGCGGCGCGACCACCGGCCCGGTCGGCGAGGGGACGGCGACGCTCTGCTCGCAGCGGGCGCTGGTCGACTTCGCGGTCGAGTGGTTCGGGGAGAACCGCTAG
- a CDS encoding rubrerythrin family protein — translation MNAADLRDAVEDDKRTELDRIGSSKFLIAATEADLEEEPVLRAAANSEHAAAETFAAWADDEDDDAAADAFAAVAEQEREHYDRVGDLLPDDFEPADGGPMHAYLRDREDTVARVAGGLVGRPLVSVRSHTQVISFFVNEADEATANLFRELKTETNEELDRGLELLDDICETEDDWDRAQSVAGYTIQVAYDDYADALTELGVDVKPLC, via the coding sequence ATGAACGCCGCCGACCTCCGCGACGCCGTCGAGGACGACAAACGGACCGAACTCGACCGGATCGGTTCGTCGAAGTTCCTGATCGCCGCGACCGAGGCCGACTTAGAAGAGGAACCGGTCCTCCGTGCGGCCGCGAACAGCGAGCACGCCGCCGCGGAGACGTTCGCCGCGTGGGCCGACGACGAGGACGACGACGCCGCGGCCGACGCCTTCGCCGCAGTCGCCGAGCAGGAGCGGGAGCATTACGACCGCGTGGGCGACCTGCTTCCCGACGACTTCGAGCCGGCCGACGGCGGCCCGATGCACGCGTACCTGCGGGACCGCGAGGACACCGTCGCCCGCGTCGCCGGCGGACTCGTGGGCCGGCCGCTGGTCAGCGTCCGGAGCCACACGCAGGTGATCAGCTTCTTCGTCAACGAGGCCGACGAGGCGACGGCGAACCTGTTCCGGGAGCTGAAAACGGAGACGAACGAGGAACTGGACCGCGGACTGGAGCTGCTCGATGATATCTGCGAGACCGAGGACGACTGGGACCGGGCGCAGTCGGTCGCGGGCTACACGATCCAGGTGGCGTACGACGACTACGCCGACGCGCTGACCGAACTCGGCGTCGACGTGAAGCCCCTCTGCTGA
- a CDS encoding helix-turn-helix transcriptional regulator has product MDARALRTAHLVAAAVFVAAVLVLAVQLITPSPVVVSVGESGAETMQVGQYFTYGEVAVVAAAALAGGASGTYLVLGGRDTSSADPQPASARDGTAGRPAATGGVDASDDVSTARDGGDDSPDDQPVDLRERRAETLDRLAGNEATVFSKLLDADGEIPQRALVEGTDLSKATVSRTLDNLEHRGLVERKRSGIGNTVHLLERRSRP; this is encoded by the coding sequence ATGGACGCCCGAGCCCTCCGGACCGCCCACCTCGTTGCAGCCGCCGTCTTCGTCGCCGCCGTGCTCGTCCTCGCCGTGCAGTTGATCACGCCCTCTCCCGTTGTGGTGTCGGTCGGCGAGAGCGGCGCGGAGACGATGCAGGTCGGCCAGTACTTCACCTACGGCGAGGTAGCGGTCGTCGCCGCGGCGGCGCTGGCCGGCGGCGCGAGCGGGACGTACCTCGTGCTGGGCGGCCGAGACACCTCATCCGCGGATCCGCAACCGGCGAGCGCGCGTGACGGGACCGCGGGGCGGCCGGCCGCCACCGGCGGAGTCGACGCCAGCGACGACGTGTCCACCGCCCGTGACGGCGGAGACGACTCGCCCGACGACCAGCCTGTCGACCTCCGCGAACGCCGGGCGGAGACGCTCGACCGGCTGGCCGGCAACGAGGCGACCGTCTTCTCGAAGCTCCTCGATGCCGACGGGGAGATCCCACAGCGTGCGCTCGTCGAGGGGACCGACCTCTCGAAGGCGACGGTCAGCCGCACGCTGGACAACCTCGAACACCGGGGGCTGGTCGAGCGCAAACGCAGCGGGATCGGCAACACGGTCCACCTGCTGGAGCGCAGATCGCGGCCGTGA
- a CDS encoding outer membrane protein assembly factor BamB family protein: protein MNDSGRRTATLWVVVLLVGGAMVSVGAGVGTAVADDAAAASNEDDGDGWPMAGYNARGTGYAPDVEGPQTSLGVAWSYDADTDVEGPPAVLNGTTYLADGENLTALNATTGEVEWTEAIGTVDRATGTPAVADGTVFVTTNAGGLAAFDAATGEPAWTYTTYDERTSSPVVADGTVYFATNLGREQEVHAVNATHGKTRWVQTDGTEGTAVRTPAVSENLVYFSNVNNQGMGEVSVSERESGDYVGEWIRGGLYITPPVVSNGILTGGFRGLRNGTPGDRKTIVDDPIRGRPAVVDGPGERMIIAPTGLDQETLVAYDGDGRARWKRPVNYTFDPSDPIGQPAATDEAVYFNDEGTLKVYDRSDGTTVGTLAVGSGGSQPSVADERAYLTTGDGELVAVGESVPIITVDGATTAVEDREVTLDASASTAPGGTVTTYEWDPDGDGTYEATGPTLNRTYAHPGEYAVGVRLTSDAGTTNTTTVNVTVRERVEAAVTVNDTPVAGEAVELEASASSDAAGTGLTYEWDTDGDGNYERRGERVTMTYGDAGYQPVRLRVTNGSGLSDASATRVYVAPRDGASLLDLFLGDGRDVDVPDGELEPRWSTDDELYYPQFAIAGNGTLYVTDFRQPPEERIGPLAYDIVAVDAGTGEVDWRAAAGSELSPAATTASDRVYVGTTVGDYDDSSTNLLAVDKQTGEVEWNLSVGPGSSYARPIVDGDRVYAASSEVESRRNGRLVYAPMTTVVATTADEEDLWNRSVKGSEATVRLHDGRLYVAGDLGNVTALNATTGERVWNASVDADSVGLRVRNGTALVVSHPTFPDRSDAGTLTAFDAATGERAWNASVESLGRVQWRGERLYARAGPSVTALDTADGERVWNATVVERDGDGQIQPVVDPLDWIAVDGDGVYTFNGSGGVVALNATTGDERWRPTPTATDRPMRLFAADGQVIVDGGALVSLNATDGSVDGTYSYEQPRQLGGLLGASGGGTAFVAERYSMAALTGPEPARVVASDLTVSSTEVDAGDEVTLNATVGNQGDTATTTDVPVTVDGATVDTVSVTLAPGEHRTVERTVSLDEGGDRAVAVGGATPRTVSVARESDEGEDDGTSDDSDESSDTGGGGGGGGVGGDLPDPVTTVSVEPSGEGDGTRVEVQAAQPNETVTVDLNVADGTDDTGSDNETNGTDPDGEDAAEVTAVEVVPAESGNYDLTVNGTASVPADVPAPDTGRSEPIDYVVVDHDFEDDAVESVTFTVTVSRDRLDAMDADPEAVTVERYTNGNWTALPTDVERETVEGYVVRARSPGLSAFAVTVERPALDVGEPSLNRTAVESGESVAVSVPVTNDGEASGTAALPVTVDGEAVTTAEVTVPPGETRTATATVAVDELGEVGVSVDGTAAGTVSVAAAESTTTSTSVASTTTTAPEPTTATDGTTPTDGEPSESTDSGGQPGFGPLVALAALGVWLARRR, encoded by the coding sequence ATGAATGACAGCGGGCGGCGAACGGCGACGCTCTGGGTGGTGGTGCTGCTCGTCGGGGGCGCCATGGTGTCGGTCGGGGCCGGCGTCGGAACGGCGGTGGCCGACGACGCGGCCGCCGCGAGCAACGAGGACGACGGCGACGGCTGGCCGATGGCCGGGTACAACGCGCGGGGCACCGGCTACGCGCCCGACGTCGAGGGACCGCAAACGAGCCTCGGCGTGGCGTGGTCGTACGACGCGGACACGGACGTCGAGGGGCCGCCGGCCGTCCTGAACGGGACGACGTACCTCGCCGACGGGGAGAACCTGACGGCGCTGAACGCGACGACCGGCGAGGTGGAGTGGACCGAAGCGATCGGTACGGTCGACCGAGCGACCGGGACGCCGGCCGTCGCCGACGGAACGGTGTTCGTCACGACGAACGCGGGGGGACTGGCGGCGTTCGACGCGGCGACGGGCGAGCCGGCGTGGACCTACACGACCTACGACGAGCGGACGAGTTCGCCGGTAGTCGCCGACGGGACCGTCTACTTCGCGACGAACCTGGGCAGGGAACAGGAAGTTCACGCGGTCAACGCGACCCATGGAAAAACCCGGTGGGTGCAGACCGACGGCACGGAGGGGACGGCGGTTCGGACACCCGCGGTGTCCGAGAACCTGGTGTATTTCTCCAACGTAAACAACCAAGGGATGGGGGAGGTGTCGGTGAGCGAGCGCGAGTCCGGCGACTACGTCGGGGAATGGATTCGAGGGGGGCTCTATATCACCCCGCCAGTCGTCTCAAACGGGATACTCACCGGCGGGTTCAGAGGTCTGAGAAACGGCACTCCGGGAGATCGCAAAACGATCGTCGATGACCCGATCCGCGGTCGACCGGCCGTCGTCGACGGGCCCGGTGAACGGATGATCATCGCTCCCACGGGCCTCGATCAGGAGACACTCGTTGCGTACGACGGAGACGGGAGGGCCCGCTGGAAACGTCCCGTGAATTACACTTTCGATCCCAGTGACCCAATCGGCCAGCCCGCGGCGACCGACGAGGCGGTGTACTTCAACGACGAGGGGACGCTGAAAGTGTACGACCGCTCGGACGGGACCACGGTCGGGACGCTCGCAGTCGGGAGTGGCGGCAGTCAGCCAAGTGTCGCCGACGAACGGGCGTACCTCACGACCGGCGACGGTGAACTGGTCGCAGTCGGCGAGTCGGTTCCGATCATCACCGTCGACGGCGCGACGACGGCCGTCGAGGACCGCGAGGTGACGCTCGACGCGAGCGCCTCGACGGCTCCGGGCGGGACGGTCACGACGTACGAGTGGGACCCGGACGGCGACGGCACGTACGAGGCCACCGGCCCGACGCTGAACCGGACGTACGCCCACCCCGGGGAGTACGCAGTCGGGGTCCGACTGACGAGCGACGCCGGGACGACGAACACGACGACGGTCAACGTGACCGTCCGCGAGCGCGTCGAGGCAGCCGTCACGGTCAACGACACGCCGGTCGCGGGCGAGGCAGTCGAACTGGAGGCGAGCGCCTCGTCGGACGCCGCCGGAACTGGACTGACCTACGAGTGGGACACGGACGGCGACGGGAACTACGAGCGCCGGGGCGAGCGCGTCACGATGACGTACGGCGACGCCGGCTACCAGCCCGTTCGGCTGCGCGTGACGAACGGGTCGGGCCTCTCCGACGCCAGCGCGACGCGGGTGTACGTCGCGCCGCGGGACGGAGCGTCGCTATTGGATCTGTTCCTTGGCGACGGCCGGGACGTCGACGTACCCGACGGCGAACTCGAACCCAGGTGGTCGACTGACGACGAACTGTACTACCCGCAGTTCGCCATCGCCGGCAACGGCACGCTGTACGTCACCGACTTCAGGCAACCGCCGGAGGAACGAATCGGACCGCTGGCCTACGACATCGTCGCCGTCGACGCGGGGACCGGCGAGGTGGACTGGCGAGCGGCCGCCGGGTCAGAACTCTCGCCGGCAGCTACGACCGCAAGCGACCGAGTGTACGTCGGAACGACGGTCGGCGACTACGACGATTCGAGTACGAACCTGCTGGCGGTCGACAAGCAGACCGGCGAAGTCGAGTGGAACCTGAGTGTCGGCCCGGGATCGTCCTACGCCCGGCCGATCGTCGACGGCGATCGGGTGTACGCGGCGTCGAGCGAAGTCGAGTCACGCAGGAACGGTCGACTGGTCTACGCACCCATGACGACGGTCGTCGCCACCACCGCTGACGAGGAGGATCTGTGGAACCGCTCAGTGAAGGGTTCGGAGGCCACGGTTCGACTCCACGACGGGCGGCTGTACGTGGCCGGCGACCTGGGCAACGTGACGGCGCTGAACGCGACCACCGGCGAGCGCGTCTGGAACGCCTCCGTCGACGCCGATTCGGTCGGGTTGCGCGTTCGGAACGGGACCGCGCTGGTCGTCTCGCATCCGACGTTCCCCGACCGTTCGGACGCCGGGACGCTGACGGCGTTCGACGCCGCGACCGGGGAACGGGCGTGGAACGCGTCGGTCGAATCGCTCGGACGGGTTCAGTGGCGCGGCGAACGGCTGTACGCCAGGGCCGGACCGAGCGTCACCGCACTCGACACCGCGGACGGTGAACGCGTCTGGAACGCGACGGTCGTAGAGCGGGACGGCGACGGACAGATTCAGCCGGTGGTAGATCCACTCGACTGGATCGCGGTCGACGGCGACGGCGTGTACACGTTCAACGGGTCGGGCGGCGTAGTGGCGCTGAACGCGACCACCGGCGACGAGCGGTGGCGGCCCACGCCGACGGCGACGGATAGGCCGATGCGGCTCTTCGCCGCCGACGGCCAGGTAATCGTCGACGGCGGGGCGCTCGTCTCGTTGAACGCCACCGACGGGAGCGTCGACGGGACTTACTCCTACGAGCAGCCACGGCAACTCGGCGGCCTCCTCGGGGCCAGCGGCGGCGGCACCGCGTTCGTCGCCGAGCGATATTCGATGGCGGCGCTCACAGGCCCCGAGCCCGCACGCGTCGTCGCCTCGGACCTGACCGTCTCGTCGACCGAGGTCGACGCCGGCGACGAGGTCACACTCAACGCCACCGTCGGGAATCAGGGGGACACCGCGACGACGACCGACGTGCCCGTGACGGTCGACGGGGCGACGGTCGACACCGTTTCCGTCACGCTCGCGCCCGGCGAACACCGGACCGTCGAGCGGACGGTGAGCCTCGACGAGGGCGGAGACCGCGCCGTCGCCGTCGGCGGCGCGACGCCGCGGACAGTCAGCGTCGCCAGGGAGTCCGACGAGGGCGAGGACGACGGGACGAGCGACGACAGTGACGAGTCGAGCGACACCGGCGGCGGCGGCGGTGGCGGCGGCGTCGGGGGCGACCTCCCCGACCCGGTGACGACGGTCTCGGTCGAGCCGAGCGGTGAAGGCGACGGGACGAGGGTCGAAGTGCAGGCGGCACAGCCGAACGAGACGGTGACAGTCGACCTGAACGTGGCCGACGGAACGGACGACACCGGATCCGACAACGAGACGAACGGAACCGACCCCGACGGCGAGGACGCCGCCGAGGTGACCGCGGTCGAGGTCGTTCCGGCGGAGAGCGGAAACTACGACCTGACGGTGAACGGGACAGCCTCGGTCCCGGCGGACGTGCCCGCGCCGGACACGGGCAGAAGCGAACCGATCGACTACGTCGTCGTCGACCACGACTTCGAGGACGACGCCGTCGAGTCCGTGACGTTCACGGTTACCGTCTCGCGCGACCGACTCGACGCGATGGACGCCGACCCCGAGGCGGTGACCGTCGAGCGCTACACGAACGGCAACTGGACAGCGCTCCCCACAGACGTCGAGCGCGAGACGGTCGAGGGGTACGTCGTCCGCGCCCGGTCGCCGGGGCTGTCGGCGTTCGCAGTCACCGTCGAGCGGCCCGCGCTCGACGTGGGCGAACCGTCGCTGAACCGGACGGCCGTCGAGTCCGGCGAGAGCGTCGCCGTCTCCGTCCCCGTCACCAACGACGGGGAGGCGTCGGGCACGGCGGCCCTCCCCGTTACGGTCGACGGTGAGGCGGTAACGACGGCCGAGGTCACCGTGCCACCCGGCGAGACCCGGACCGCGACCGCGACGGTCGCGGTTGACGAGCTGGGCGAGGTCGGCGTGAGCGTCGACGGGACCGCTGCCGGCACGGTGTCGGTCGCGGCCGCCGAGTCGACGACCACGTCGACGAGCGTCGCGTCGACGACGACTACCGCACCGGAACCGACGACGGCGACGGACGGCACGACGCCGACTGACGGCGAGCCGAGCGAGTCGACGGACTCGGGCGGTCAGCCCGGCTTCGGTCCGCTCGTCGCACTCGCCGCACTGGGGGTCTGGCTCGCCCGACGGCGCTGA
- a CDS encoding geranylgeranyl reductase family protein has product MTSSEAGAGTGPTGGTRSYDVVVVGAGTAGCYAAATVANAGYDVVVVERKDEQEAGHIACGDALKGADAFPEAIPKSKLEPAMTNTDVDHGRFEIPQEDTVLEIPVPGELAVIDRWEYGRRIIDGADEAGAEFHYDTVVQDVRQDDDGRVTGVSAVRKGDPVTYEAEVVIDGAGSLSILQDKADLEAATFDTNVNYSQFCSAYREIVHVDEPVEWDDALVFKPTERAAGYLWYFPRTDTEINAGLGFQMTEEPMQLVDDLKRDLRDREEFAGAEVEDKLGAALPTRRPYDSAVAPGFMAVGDAAGHVNPTTGGGIAGAAYAGKYAAEAAVKGIEAGDVSEAALWEYNERVMDHFGSRYAGLDVYNILSTAVDVDDLMGLLASLPGDKLAEALYSGSTSIGWKLKLQTAIQSFGYYDVIWTFYKTKQRADDIIDHYGEYPSSPDAFDDWQARRDDLMDAVYETTGADPKY; this is encoded by the coding sequence ATGACAAGCAGCGAGGCCGGTGCTGGGACCGGGCCGACCGGCGGGACGCGGTCGTACGACGTGGTGGTCGTCGGCGCGGGGACGGCCGGCTGTTACGCCGCCGCGACGGTCGCGAACGCGGGGTACGACGTGGTCGTCGTCGAGCGGAAAGACGAGCAGGAGGCGGGCCACATCGCCTGCGGCGACGCACTGAAGGGGGCCGACGCGTTCCCGGAGGCGATCCCCAAGTCGAAGCTCGAACCCGCGATGACGAACACGGACGTCGACCACGGCCGCTTCGAGATCCCGCAGGAGGACACGGTCCTCGAGATCCCGGTGCCCGGCGAACTCGCGGTCATCGACCGCTGGGAGTACGGCCGCCGGATCATCGACGGCGCGGACGAGGCCGGCGCGGAGTTCCACTACGACACCGTCGTGCAGGACGTGCGGCAGGACGACGACGGCCGCGTCACCGGCGTCAGTGCGGTCCGGAAGGGCGATCCGGTCACCTACGAGGCCGAGGTCGTCATCGACGGCGCGGGGTCGCTGTCGATCCTGCAGGACAAGGCCGACCTGGAGGCCGCCACGTTCGACACGAACGTCAACTACTCGCAGTTCTGTTCGGCGTACCGCGAGATCGTCCACGTCGACGAGCCGGTCGAGTGGGACGACGCGCTGGTGTTCAAGCCGACCGAGCGCGCCGCGGGCTACCTCTGGTACTTCCCCCGCACCGACACCGAGATCAACGCCGGCCTCGGCTTCCAGATGACCGAGGAGCCGATGCAGCTCGTCGACGACCTGAAGCGCGACCTGCGGGACCGCGAGGAGTTCGCGGGCGCGGAAGTCGAGGACAAGCTCGGCGCGGCCCTGCCCACGCGCCGCCCGTACGACTCGGCCGTCGCCCCCGGCTTCATGGCGGTCGGCGACGCGGCCGGCCACGTCAACCCGACCACCGGCGGCGGCATCGCGGGCGCAGCCTACGCCGGCAAGTACGCCGCCGAGGCCGCGGTCAAGGGGATCGAGGCGGGCGACGTGAGCGAGGCGGCCCTCTGGGAGTACAACGAGCGCGTGATGGACCACTTCGGGTCGCGGTACGCCGGGCTGGACGTGTACAACATCCTCTCGACGGCCGTCGACGTCGACGACCTGATGGGGCTGCTGGCATCGCTCCCCGGCGACAAGCTCGCGGAGGCGCTGTACTCGGGCAGCACCTCGATCGGCTGGAAGCTCAAGCTCCAGACCGCCATCCAGAGCTTCGGCTACTACGACGTGATCTGGACGTTCTACAAGACCAAACAGCGGGCCGACGACATCATCGACCACTACGGGGAATACCCCTCCAGCCCCGACGCCTTCGACGACTGGCAGGCCCGCCGCGACGACCTGATGGACGCGGTGTACGAGACGACCGGCGCGGATCCCAAGTACTGA
- a CDS encoding MBL fold metallo-hydrolase, whose product MDDHTIMPRALATRIRSGKHVAVVDVRDRDEFETWRVDGPNVDAAQVPENRFVQAEVTGGAADLVDGLAEPVVAVCGRGEASDYAAELLREDGVDAVNLAGGMDEWARVLLAEPVPTDGPATVVQYQRPSSGCLGYLVHDGDRAAVVDPLRAFADRYVDDASERGVEIDYAVDTHVHADHVSGVRAVAETADAEPVLPEGAADRGLAFDATLVGDGDELPLGDATLSALAAPGHTSEMTAFRVDDAVLTGDSLFLDAVARPDLEATADPEAAARTLYGTLHDRLLALPDDTVVAPGHYELDARPRTGDAYAATVGDLRESLPALSMAEDEFVAHVTGNLPDPPANHERVIAVNLGREAADDGTAFELELGPNNCAAG is encoded by the coding sequence ATGGACGACCACACCATCATGCCGCGGGCGCTGGCGACCCGCATCCGGAGTGGGAAGCACGTTGCCGTCGTCGACGTGCGCGACCGCGACGAGTTCGAGACGTGGCGCGTGGACGGGCCGAACGTCGACGCGGCCCAGGTGCCCGAGAACCGCTTCGTGCAGGCCGAGGTCACCGGCGGCGCGGCCGACCTCGTCGACGGTCTCGCCGAGCCGGTCGTGGCCGTCTGCGGCCGCGGCGAGGCGAGCGACTACGCCGCCGAACTGCTCCGCGAGGACGGCGTCGACGCCGTGAACCTCGCCGGCGGGATGGACGAGTGGGCGCGCGTTCTCCTGGCGGAGCCGGTGCCGACCGACGGCCCGGCGACCGTCGTCCAGTACCAGCGCCCCTCCAGCGGCTGTCTGGGCTACCTCGTCCACGACGGCGACCGGGCGGCGGTCGTCGACCCGCTCCGGGCGTTCGCCGACCGCTACGTCGACGATGCGTCGGAACGCGGGGTCGAAATCGACTACGCCGTCGACACGCACGTCCACGCGGACCACGTCAGCGGCGTGCGCGCGGTCGCCGAAACGGCTGACGCCGAGCCGGTGCTGCCCGAGGGCGCGGCGGACCGCGGACTGGCGTTCGACGCGACGCTTGTCGGGGACGGCGACGAACTCCCACTCGGCGACGCGACGCTCTCGGCGCTGGCCGCGCCGGGGCACACCTCCGAGATGACCGCGTTCCGCGTCGACGACGCGGTGTTGACGGGCGACAGCCTCTTTCTCGATGCCGTCGCGCGGCCCGATCTGGAGGCGACCGCCGATCCCGAGGCGGCAGCCCGGACGCTGTACGGGACACTCCACGACCGCCTGCTCGCGCTGCCGGACGACACGGTCGTCGCGCCGGGACATTACGAACTCGACGCACGACCCCGGACGGGCGACGCGTACGCCGCGACGGTCGGCGACCTCCGCGAGTCGCTCCCGGCGCTGTCGATGGCCGAGGACGAGTTCGTCGCGCACGTCACCGGGAACCTGCCCGATCCCCCGGCGAACCACGAACGGGTGATCGCGGTCAACCTCGGCCGCGAGGCGGCCGACGACGGGACGGCGTTCGAACTCGAACTCGGGCCGAACAACTGCGCGGCGGGCTGA
- a CDS encoding DUF3179 domain-containing protein, with protein MTQHTTRRRFLVAAGAAGLAGCLGGPLSGGPGAGSDAPPPTAEAELPVEYDIAQLRDEVTSGGVSKDGIPSIDDPDFERADDADGRLDDGDVVFGVVRDGEAKAYPQYVLVHHEIVNDEVGGDPVSVTYCPLTGTAQGFERGETTFGVSGDLLNSNLVMYDRGTDSRWPQMLATAIRGELQWERLREFPVAWTTWGRWREAHPETAVLTEDTGHVRDYGDDPYGNYNPRKGYYESGLSLFPTLATDDRLDAKSVVVGTRTTDGVLAVRKASLREAGVVDATADGTRFLGVHDPELDVGYVYRNPDGATFERRDGAVVGPDGDEYAPADLPLDRSLSYHAMWFAWAGFYPSTALHD; from the coding sequence ATGACCCAGCACACCACCCGTCGGCGGTTCCTCGTCGCGGCGGGGGCCGCCGGACTCGCGGGCTGTCTCGGTGGCCCACTGTCCGGCGGTCCGGGGGCCGGCTCCGACGCGCCGCCGCCGACCGCCGAAGCTGAACTCCCGGTCGAGTACGACATCGCCCAGCTCCGCGATGAGGTCACCTCCGGCGGTGTCTCGAAGGACGGGATCCCGTCCATCGACGACCCTGATTTCGAGCGCGCGGACGACGCTGATGGCCGCCTCGACGACGGGGACGTGGTGTTCGGCGTCGTCCGGGACGGCGAGGCGAAAGCGTACCCGCAGTACGTGCTGGTTCACCACGAGATCGTCAACGACGAGGTCGGCGGCGACCCGGTCAGCGTCACGTACTGCCCGCTGACCGGGACCGCCCAGGGGTTCGAGCGCGGGGAGACGACGTTCGGCGTCTCGGGCGACCTGCTCAACAGCAACCTCGTGATGTACGACCGCGGCACCGACAGCCGATGGCCGCAGATGCTCGCCACCGCGATCCGGGGGGAACTCCAGTGGGAGCGCCTCCGGGAGTTCCCCGTCGCGTGGACGACGTGGGGGCGCTGGCGCGAGGCGCACCCCGAGACGGCGGTGCTGACGGAGGACACCGGCCACGTCCGGGACTACGGCGACGACCCCTACGGGAACTACAACCCCCGAAAGGGGTACTACGAGAGCGGCCTGTCGCTGTTCCCGACGCTCGCGACGGACGACCGCCTCGACGCCAAGTCGGTCGTCGTCGGGACGCGGACGACCGACGGCGTCCTCGCGGTGCGGAAGGCGTCGCTCCGCGAGGCGGGCGTCGTCGACGCGACGGCCGACGGAACGCGCTTCCTCGGGGTTCACGACCCCGAACTGGACGTTGGATACGTGTACCGCAACCCCGACGGGGCGACGTTCGAGCGCCGTGACGGCGCGGTCGTCGGGCCGGACGGGGACGAGTACGCCCCCGCCGACCTCCCGCTGGACCGGTCCCTCTCGTACCACGCCATGTGGTTCGCGTGGGCGGGGTTCTACCCGTCGACGGCGCTCCATGACTGA
- a CDS encoding 2Fe-2S iron-sulfur cluster-binding protein: protein MTEYTVEFIGTGEAITVSDKETILSRCIEEGIAQEYSCRVGMCLACSAKIESGEVTQPAARGLTDEEAESYALTCMARPQSDLELDRGKYPPSIETDAAAGDAAADD, encoded by the coding sequence ATGACCGAGTACACGGTGGAGTTCATCGGGACCGGCGAGGCGATCACGGTCTCCGACAAGGAGACGATCCTGAGCCGCTGCATCGAGGAGGGCATCGCTCAGGAGTACTCCTGCCGCGTCGGGATGTGTCTCGCCTGCTCGGCGAAGATCGAGTCGGGCGAGGTCACCCAGCCCGCGGCCCGCGGCCTCACCGACGAGGAGGCCGAGTCCTACGCCCTGACCTGCATGGCCCGCCCGCAGTCCGACCTCGAGCTCGACCGCGGGAAGTACCCGCCCAGCATCGAGACGGACGCGGCGGCGGGCGACGCGGCCGCCGACGACTAG